A part of Bacillus spongiae genomic DNA contains:
- a CDS encoding FUSC family protein has translation MKLGARIMKTGIAIVLALFVAEALELPSPVFAGIAAVFAVQPTIYRSYLTIIEQIQGNLIGAIIAVSFVILFSNHIVIIGLAAIVTILIILKLQLGNTIGLALVTLIIIMEGSGDSFITFSFIRLSTIMVGVFSSFVINLLFIPPKYETKVYSQIDSITEEILKWTRLTTRHASEHSLLKKDIEKIKEKLIKLDSLYLNYKEERNYFKSNEVAKNRKLVVFRQMIATTRRSFDTLKRLHRFENEVNQLPEEMALFLQEQLDRLHNYHEQLLLKFIGKMRHDINSEAVCLDHSSFTNVLSKELAALQSQQVHHFHILHILTSIMEYEEHLIHLDKLITSFQSFHTEVNELDIKEDE, from the coding sequence ATGAAGCTTGGTGCTCGAATAATGAAAACGGGAATTGCCATCGTATTAGCACTATTTGTGGCAGAAGCTCTTGAACTTCCATCCCCTGTTTTCGCTGGAATTGCTGCTGTTTTTGCAGTACAACCTACTATTTATCGTTCTTATTTAACTATTATTGAACAAATACAAGGAAACCTCATTGGCGCAATAATAGCGGTTAGTTTTGTTATACTTTTTAGCAATCATATTGTCATTATTGGCTTAGCGGCGATTGTTACCATTCTAATCATCTTAAAGCTACAATTAGGAAATACAATTGGGCTCGCTCTCGTAACACTTATTATCATTATGGAAGGAAGCGGTGATAGCTTTATCACCTTTTCCTTCATTCGACTTTCCACCATTATGGTTGGAGTATTTTCTTCCTTTGTGATCAATTTGCTCTTTATTCCGCCAAAATATGAAACGAAAGTATATAGTCAAATTGATAGCATTACAGAAGAAATATTAAAATGGACAAGGCTTACTACAAGGCACGCTTCTGAACATAGCCTACTAAAAAAGGACATTGAAAAAATAAAGGAAAAATTGATCAAACTAGATTCCTTATATTTAAACTATAAAGAAGAGAGAAATTATTTTAAATCAAATGAAGTAGCTAAAAACCGTAAGCTCGTTGTTTTTAGACAGATGATTGCAACAACGAGAAGGAGCTTTGATACACTTAAACGACTTCACCGTTTTGAAAATGAAGTAAATCAGCTTCCTGAGGAAATGGCTCTTTTTTTACAAGAACAACTTGACCGTCTTCATAACTACCATGAACAATTATTGCTTAAATTTATAGGGAAAATGCGGCACGATATTAATTCAGAAGCCGTTTGCTTAGATCATTCGTCTTTTACCAACGTTTTATCAAAAGAATTAGCAGCGCTTCAAAGCCAACAAGTTCATCATTTTCATATTCTCCATATTTTAACTTCCATTATGGAATATGAAGAGCATCTTATCCATTTAGATAAACTAATAACAAGCTTTCAGTCTTTCCATACTGAAGTAAACGAACTAGATATTAAAGAAGATGAATAG
- the nikC gene encoding nickel transporter permease → MAQIATNSESVVLEKEETISPWKEAWRTFKKNRLAVVGFFIVLFFILLAVFAPWIAPEGINEQKLGDRLQSPSAAHWFGTDDFGRDILSRIIHGARISLWVGFLAVIMSAVIGSILGIIAGYYGKWVDIIISRIFDIMLAFPSILLAIAVVAALGPSLRNALIAIAIINIPNFGRLIRSKVLSVKQEEYVMAAKAIGMKDRRILFSHILPNSMAPIIVQGTLAIGTAIIEAAALGFLGLGAKAPSPEWGKMLADSKEYLILAPWTMIFPGLVIMLTVLGFNLMGDGLRDALDPRMKS, encoded by the coding sequence ATGGCACAAATTGCAACAAATTCAGAATCAGTCGTGCTTGAAAAGGAGGAAACAATTTCTCCTTGGAAAGAAGCGTGGAGAACTTTCAAGAAGAACAGATTAGCAGTAGTAGGATTTTTCATTGTGTTATTTTTTATCCTTTTAGCTGTGTTTGCCCCGTGGATTGCACCTGAGGGGATTAATGAGCAAAAGCTTGGTGATCGATTACAATCTCCATCTGCAGCTCATTGGTTTGGGACAGATGATTTTGGTCGTGATATTTTATCGAGAATTATTCACGGTGCTCGAATTTCACTTTGGGTAGGATTTTTAGCGGTTATTATGTCAGCGGTTATTGGGAGTATACTTGGTATTATTGCTGGATATTATGGAAAATGGGTTGATATAATCATATCCCGTATTTTCGATATAATGCTTGCTTTTCCAAGTATATTGCTTGCGATTGCTGTTGTAGCAGCTTTAGGGCCGTCCTTACGTAATGCTTTAATCGCCATTGCCATTATAAATATTCCAAACTTTGGACGTCTCATTCGCTCGAAAGTGTTGAGTGTGAAACAAGAAGAATATGTAATGGCTGCAAAAGCTATTGGAATGAAGGACAGGAGAATTTTATTTTCTCACATATTACCGAATAGTATGGCCCCTATTATTGTTCAAGGAACTCTTGCAATTGGGACAGCAATTATTGAAGCGGCAGCACTTGGGTTTTTAGGATTAGGTGCAAAAGCACCAAGTCCGGAGTGGGGGAAGATGCTAGCTGATTCGAAGGAATATTTAATTTTAGCACCTTGGACTATGATTTTTCCTGGACTTGTGATTATGTTAACGGTTCTAGGGTTTAACTTAATGGGAGATGGTCTTAGAGACGCCCTTGACCCAAGAATGAAAAGCTAG
- a CDS encoding ABC transporter permease: protein MLQYTIRRLLQLIPVLVGITIIVFLIIHAIPGDPAQVILGQQATKEAIEALRSSLGLDNPLYVQYFDYVKGLLQGNLGESIRTSTPVAVEIWPYLAATIELSFFAMFIAIVIGVNAGIISAWFQKSWFDYTAMILALVGVSMPIFWLGLMEQWVFAIQLDMLPTTGRDNIRNPVESITHLYVVDTIIQGRFDQLWEVIKHLVLPGVALATIPMAIIARMTRSSMLEVMRSDYIRTARAKGVNMFWVVYKHSLKNAVIPVLTVIGLQMGLLLGGAILTETIFGWPGIGRYIVDAIAFRDYPVIQSGILVIATIFVLINLVVDLLYAAVDPRIKYN, encoded by the coding sequence ATGCTCCAATACACGATTCGGAGATTATTACAGCTTATCCCTGTATTAGTAGGTATTACGATTATTGTTTTCCTAATTATCCATGCGATTCCAGGTGACCCTGCTCAAGTAATTTTAGGGCAACAGGCAACAAAGGAAGCAATAGAAGCATTGCGGTCAAGCTTAGGCTTGGACAACCCACTGTATGTTCAATATTTTGATTATGTAAAAGGATTATTGCAAGGAAATTTAGGAGAGTCAATTCGGACAAGTACACCCGTAGCTGTTGAGATTTGGCCCTATTTAGCAGCGACGATAGAGCTTTCTTTTTTTGCCATGTTTATTGCTATCGTCATTGGAGTGAATGCAGGAATTATATCCGCATGGTTTCAAAAATCTTGGTTTGATTATACTGCCATGATTTTAGCATTAGTGGGTGTATCAATGCCGATATTTTGGTTAGGTTTAATGGAGCAATGGGTTTTTGCGATTCAATTAGATATGCTTCCAACGACAGGTAGGGATAATATTCGTAACCCTGTTGAATCCATCACACATTTATATGTAGTGGATACGATTATACAAGGTCGATTTGATCAGCTTTGGGAAGTGATCAAACATCTAGTCTTACCAGGGGTAGCATTAGCAACGATACCAATGGCCATTATTGCAAGGATGACTCGTTCCAGCATGCTAGAAGTGATGCGATCTGATTATATTCGCACAGCAAGAGCGAAAGGTGTCAATATGTTTTGGGTTGTCTACAAGCATTCCCTCAAAAATGCAGTCATTCCTGTCTTAACAGTAATTGGTTTACAAATGGGTTTGCTTTTGGGTGGAGCGATTTTAACAGAAACGATTTTTGGGTGGCCAGGGATTGGTCGTTACATTGTTGATGCCATTGCTTTTCGTGATTATCCAGTAATTCAGTCTGGTATCCTCGTCATCGCTACCATCTTTGTGCTAATTAATCTTGTAGTGGATTTACTGTATGCTGCAGTTGATCCTCGAATTAAGTACAACTAA
- a CDS encoding ABC transporter substrate-binding protein, translating to MLLLLLTVSTVLVGCGEESSGEGNENDDKMKQLIFGRGGDSVKLDPIAVTDGESLKVTKNIFETLVDFGKEDTEIKPLLATEWEASSDGLMYTFKLREGVKFQDGTDFNAEAVVYNFERWANGNKEEFYYYGSMFGGFKGDEGHVIESVTATDELTVEFKLKRPQAPFVKNLAMSPFGIASPTAIEELGDKFADGPKGAGTGPFQFVEWKRNDKVVIEKFDDYWNEGYPKVDQVVFKSIPDNTARYNALKAGEIDLADGINPTDGESVEADDSLQLFKRPSMNVGYLGLTSTRPPFDNKLVRQAMNYAIDKQALIDAFYSGQALTAKNPIPPVIAGYNDAIEEYEYNPEKAKELLAEAGLADGFEMELWAMPVPRPYMPDGEKAAEAIQANLADVGIKAEIVSYEWATYLEKARNGEADAFLLGWTGDNGDPDNFLYVLLDEDNIGSNNYSYFKNDETHKLLIEAQSELDEAKRIELYKEAQEIIHEEAPWVPLVHSTPILAGTKDLKGFYPHPTGSDKLHEVEFE from the coding sequence ATGTTGTTGCTCTTGCTGACTGTTTCTACAGTATTGGTAGGATGTGGAGAGGAATCTTCTGGTGAAGGTAACGAAAACGATGACAAAATGAAGCAATTAATCTTTGGTCGTGGTGGCGATTCAGTAAAGCTTGATCCTATCGCTGTAACGGATGGGGAATCATTAAAGGTTACGAAAAATATATTTGAAACATTAGTAGACTTTGGCAAAGAAGACACGGAAATTAAACCATTACTTGCGACAGAATGGGAAGCATCTTCCGATGGTCTTATGTATACCTTTAAGCTTCGCGAAGGGGTAAAGTTCCAAGATGGAACCGACTTTAATGCAGAAGCTGTTGTGTATAACTTTGAGCGCTGGGCGAATGGAAACAAGGAAGAATTCTATTACTACGGTTCAATGTTTGGTGGATTCAAGGGAGATGAAGGTCATGTGATTGAGTCCGTAACAGCAACGGATGAGCTCACAGTAGAATTTAAACTAAAGCGTCCTCAAGCTCCATTTGTTAAAAATTTAGCAATGAGCCCATTTGGGATCGCAAGTCCAACAGCAATAGAAGAGCTAGGTGATAAATTTGCTGATGGACCGAAAGGAGCTGGAACGGGACCTTTCCAATTTGTTGAGTGGAAACGAAATGATAAAGTGGTCATTGAGAAGTTTGATGACTATTGGAATGAAGGGTATCCAAAAGTAGATCAAGTGGTGTTTAAATCTATTCCTGATAATACAGCTCGCTATAATGCTTTAAAAGCGGGAGAAATTGATTTAGCGGATGGTATTAATCCAACTGACGGGGAGTCCGTTGAAGCTGATGATAGTCTTCAATTATTTAAGCGTCCATCTATGAATGTTGGTTACTTAGGATTAACGAGCACACGTCCTCCATTTGATAACAAATTAGTTCGTCAAGCGATGAACTATGCGATTGATAAGCAAGCGTTAATTGATGCTTTCTACAGTGGGCAAGCTTTGACAGCGAAAAACCCAATACCTCCTGTTATTGCAGGTTACAATGACGCTATCGAGGAATATGAATATAATCCGGAAAAAGCAAAAGAACTTTTAGCAGAGGCTGGATTAGCAGATGGATTTGAAATGGAACTATGGGCAATGCCAGTTCCTCGTCCATACATGCCAGATGGTGAAAAAGCAGCGGAAGCCATTCAAGCAAATCTTGCTGATGTAGGTATTAAAGCAGAAATTGTATCGTATGAGTGGGCAACATACTTAGAGAAGGCTCGTAATGGGGAAGCGGACGCATTCTTATTAGGCTGGACAGGAGATAACGGAGATCCGGATAACTTCTTATATGTTCTCCTAGATGAAGATAATATTGGAAGCAATAACTATTCTTATTTCAAGAATGATGAAACACATAAACTACTCATTGAAGCTCAATCGGAGTTAGATGAAGCTAAACGTATCGAGCTATATAAAGAGGCTCAAGAAATCATTCATGAGGAAGCTCCTTGGGTACCGCTTGTTCACTCTACACCAATCTTGGCTGGTACAAAGGATTTAAAAGGGTTCTATCCACATCCAACTGGATCGGATAAGCTACATGAAGTTGAATTCGAATAA
- a CDS encoding dipeptide ABC transporter ATP-binding protein, whose product MAEALLQVEDLRKSFPVKGGLFGRTVKEVKAVDGISFTVNKGETLGIVGESGCGKSTTGRMLMRLIEPTNGRVLFENKEVTSLSNNELRKVRRDMQMVFQDPFASLNPRHSVEKILEEPLIVHGMGDKRERKKRVYELLEIVGLSSYHAKRYPHQFSGGQRQRIGIARALMTKPKLIIADEPVSALDVSIQSQVLNLMEDLQKEFGLTYIFIAHDLGVVRHISDRVAVMYLGKVVELADSDKLYERPQHPYTQALLSAVPIPDPNYKKDSIILTGDIPSPSNPPAGCAFHTRCPHKKEICALKQPTLTKQENGHYVACHLFPETDGV is encoded by the coding sequence ATGGCAGAGGCACTGTTACAAGTTGAAGACTTGAGAAAGAGTTTCCCAGTGAAAGGTGGCCTTTTTGGGAGAACAGTGAAGGAAGTAAAAGCTGTAGATGGCATTTCCTTTACTGTAAATAAAGGAGAAACTTTGGGGATAGTTGGAGAAAGCGGCTGTGGTAAATCGACTACTGGTCGAATGCTTATGCGCTTAATTGAACCTACAAATGGAAGAGTTCTATTTGAAAATAAAGAGGTTACAAGTCTATCAAACAATGAACTACGAAAAGTGCGGCGAGATATGCAAATGGTATTCCAAGACCCGTTTGCCTCTCTTAACCCAAGGCATAGTGTTGAGAAAATTTTAGAAGAGCCTCTCATCGTTCATGGAATGGGAGATAAGAGAGAGAGAAAAAAACGCGTGTACGAGCTATTAGAAATCGTTGGCTTGAGTTCTTATCATGCAAAACGCTATCCACATCAATTTAGTGGTGGTCAGCGCCAGCGGATAGGGATTGCACGTGCCTTAATGACAAAACCAAAACTGATAATTGCAGATGAACCTGTATCTGCTTTGGATGTTTCGATTCAATCTCAAGTACTTAATTTAATGGAAGATTTACAGAAAGAATTTGGTTTAACGTATATTTTTATTGCTCATGACCTAGGAGTCGTGCGTCATATTAGTGATCGTGTTGCTGTGATGTACTTAGGAAAGGTAGTGGAGCTTGCTGATAGTGACAAGCTTTATGAAAGACCTCAACATCCATACACACAGGCACTTTTGTCAGCTGTACCAATTCCTGATCCGAACTACAAAAAGGATTCAATCATTTTAACAGGGGATATTCCAAGTCCTTCGAATCCTCCAGCTGGTTGTGCCTTTCATACGAGGTGCCCACATAAAAAAGAAATATGTGCATTAAAGCAACCGACACTAACAAAACAGGAAAATGGTCATTATGTTGCGTGCCATCTGTTTCCAGAAACAGATGGTGTGTAA
- a CDS encoding ABC transporter ATP-binding protein, whose product MANDAPLLKVEELRTTFYTDDGEIPAVDSISFDIHKGEILGVVGESGCGKSVTSLSVMGLVPSPPGKIDGGKILFKEEDLVQVSESRMRDLRGNEIAMIFQEPMTSLNPVFTIGNQLIEAIRIHKKWSKGKAKQRAVEILKQVGLPRAEELLSEYPHQLSGGMRQRVMIAMAMACEPELLIADEPTTALDVTIQAQILALMKKLNEDTNTAVMLITHDLGVVAEVCERIIVMYSGKVVEQGTVKEIFQNPQHPYTKGLIQSVPDMRYKKDKLYSIPGNVPKPGSIKSGCRFAPRCEVALERCTTETPELYKTGNEHCTRCFLYDGTTKEGTKDGRGTVTS is encoded by the coding sequence ATGGCTAACGATGCTCCTTTGCTAAAGGTAGAAGAACTAAGAACAACATTTTATACAGATGATGGTGAAATTCCAGCGGTTGACTCAATCTCATTCGATATACATAAAGGGGAAATTCTTGGGGTAGTGGGAGAGTCAGGATGCGGGAAGAGTGTAACCTCACTTTCTGTAATGGGACTAGTTCCAAGTCCACCTGGAAAAATTGACGGCGGTAAGATTTTATTTAAGGAGGAAGATCTTGTCCAAGTTTCTGAGAGTCGAATGCGTGATTTAAGAGGAAATGAAATTGCGATGATTTTTCAGGAACCTATGACGTCTTTGAACCCTGTGTTCACAATTGGCAATCAATTAATAGAAGCCATTCGTATACATAAAAAGTGGAGCAAGGGGAAAGCGAAGCAGCGGGCTGTTGAAATTTTGAAACAGGTAGGATTACCTCGTGCTGAAGAACTGTTAAGTGAATATCCTCATCAACTGTCAGGGGGAATGAGGCAAAGGGTCATGATCGCTATGGCAATGGCTTGTGAACCGGAGCTATTAATTGCAGATGAACCTACAACGGCACTAGATGTAACAATTCAAGCACAGATTTTAGCACTCATGAAAAAGTTAAATGAAGATACAAATACCGCAGTCATGCTGATTACGCATGATTTAGGAGTTGTAGCAGAGGTATGCGAAAGAATTATCGTTATGTATTCGGGGAAAGTGGTAGAACAGGGAACAGTTAAAGAAATCTTCCAAAACCCCCAACACCCCTATACAAAAGGATTAATTCAATCTGTGCCTGATATGCGATATAAAAAAGACAAGCTCTATTCCATTCCTGGGAATGTTCCAAAGCCAGGGTCCATCAAGAGTGGCTGTCGATTTGCTCCGCGATGTGAAGTTGCCTTAGAACGTTGTACGACAGAAACTCCTGAATTATATAAAACAGGGAATGAACATTGTACACGTTGCTTCTTATATGATGGTACAACAAAGGAGGGAACAAAAGATGGCAGAGGCACTGTTACAAGTTGA
- a CDS encoding ABC transporter ATP-binding protein, with translation MTVIKRYLKFVKPYRLQIIGTLIIGLIKFIIPLIIPLLIEYVIDDVIGSTEMSQDEKVSQLFWVMGAMVVVFLVIRPPVEYYRQYYAQWTASKILYDIRDHLFTHIQKLSFKYYSNTRVGEVISRVINDVEQTKNFVITGLMNLWLDAATIVIAVLIMLSKDVSLTIVSLFVFPFYALSVRYFFGNLRGLTRERSQALAEVQSYLHERVQGMPVIKSFALEDYEQKQFQQQNSNFLKKALAHTSWNAKAFAVVNTITDIAPLFVIGYAGYQVIQGDLTVGTMAAFIAYVERLYNPLRRLVNSSTTLTQSIASMDRVFEFMDEQYDIDDRPGAVECKHTKGEITFQSVSFAYDQDEEMVLKNIDLNIRSGETIAFVGMSGGGKSSLISLIPRFYDVSKGSLLLDGQDIRKFEVRSLRDKIGMVLQDNILFSESVRTNILLGNPFATEEEVVAAAKAANAHDFIQKLPQGYDTKVGERGVKLSGGQKQRIAIARVFLKNPPILILDEATSALDLESEHLIQEALETLAKKRTTLIVAHRLSTITHADRIILMENGEIAEVGKHDELMKKEGKYFKLFQVQQLDM, from the coding sequence GTGACGGTGATAAAGCGATATTTGAAATTTGTCAAGCCGTATAGGCTCCAAATTATCGGTACATTAATTATTGGTCTTATTAAATTCATTATTCCTTTAATCATTCCACTTTTAATCGAATACGTTATAGATGATGTAATTGGAAGTACAGAAATGTCACAAGATGAAAAAGTATCTCAATTATTTTGGGTAATGGGAGCTATGGTGGTTGTCTTTTTGGTAATACGTCCACCAGTAGAGTATTATCGACAATATTACGCCCAGTGGACAGCAAGCAAAATTCTATACGATATTCGTGATCATTTATTTACTCATATTCAAAAGTTAAGCTTCAAATATTATTCGAATACAAGAGTAGGGGAAGTAATTTCAAGGGTCATAAATGATGTTGAGCAAACGAAGAATTTTGTGATAACCGGTCTTATGAATCTGTGGTTAGACGCAGCAACAATTGTGATTGCTGTTTTGATTATGTTAAGTAAAGACGTTTCTTTAACGATTGTTTCATTGTTTGTCTTTCCTTTTTACGCTCTTTCAGTACGTTATTTCTTCGGAAATTTACGGGGCTTAACGAGGGAAAGGTCACAAGCACTTGCGGAAGTACAAAGCTATCTTCATGAAAGAGTGCAAGGGATGCCTGTTATTAAAAGCTTTGCGCTAGAGGATTATGAACAAAAACAATTTCAACAACAAAACAGCAATTTTTTAAAAAAAGCACTTGCGCATACGAGTTGGAATGCAAAAGCTTTTGCTGTCGTAAATACCATTACAGATATTGCTCCACTCTTTGTCATTGGTTATGCAGGATACCAAGTTATTCAAGGAGATTTAACGGTTGGAACAATGGCAGCCTTTATAGCCTATGTTGAAAGGTTGTATAACCCTTTAAGGAGATTAGTTAATTCTTCTACTACCTTAACGCAATCCATTGCTTCAATGGACCGTGTCTTCGAGTTTATGGATGAACAATATGATATTGATGACAGGCCGGGGGCAGTTGAGTGTAAACATACAAAAGGTGAAATTACGTTTCAATCTGTGAGTTTCGCGTATGACCAAGATGAGGAAATGGTTTTAAAAAATATTGACCTCAATATTCGTTCTGGTGAGACCATTGCTTTTGTAGGAATGAGCGGTGGTGGAAAATCATCCTTAATTAGTTTAATTCCGCGTTTTTATGATGTGTCTAAGGGAAGCTTATTATTAGATGGACAAGACATACGCAAGTTCGAAGTTCGTTCCTTACGAGATAAAATCGGTATGGTGTTACAAGATAACATATTATTTAGTGAGTCCGTTCGTACGAATATCTTATTAGGCAATCCGTTTGCCACAGAAGAAGAAGTAGTGGCAGCGGCAAAAGCAGCAAATGCACACGACTTCATACAAAAACTACCACAAGGGTATGACACAAAAGTTGGTGAGAGGGGTGTTAAGCTTTCAGGAGGCCAAAAACAGCGAATCGCCATTGCTAGAGTCTTCTTGAAAAATCCCCCTATTTTAATTCTAGATGAAGCTACATCTGCCCTTGATTTAGAAAGCGAGCATTTAATTCAGGAGGCATTGGAAACACTAGCCAAAAAACGAACAACTTTAATTGTTGCTCACAGGCTGTCTACGATTACACATGCAGATCGCATTATCTTAATGGAAAACGGAGAAATAGCCGAAGTGGGTAAACATGACGAACTAATGAAAAAGGAAGGGAAGTACTTTAAACTTTTTCAAGTACAACAATTAGATATGTAA
- a CDS encoding DUF402 domain-containing protein produces MAVPTEGKAVQIHSYKHDGKIHRIWEESTVLKGTRNVIIGGNDRTMVTESDGRTWITREPAICFFHSELWFNIICMIREDGIYYYCNLSSPFVYDHEAIKYIDYDLDIKVYPDMTFTLLDEDEYEAHSKQMGYPDVIDKILQQNVDKLVRWIRQRKGPFAPDFVDNWYERYLTHRR; encoded by the coding sequence ATGGCTGTTCCCACTGAAGGCAAAGCAGTACAAATACATAGCTATAAACATGACGGGAAGATCCATCGAATCTGGGAAGAATCAACCGTGTTAAAAGGAACTCGGAATGTTATTATCGGCGGTAATGATCGTACTATGGTAACAGAATCTGATGGAAGAACTTGGATTACTAGAGAGCCGGCTATCTGCTTTTTTCATTCTGAACTCTGGTTTAATATTATTTGTATGATAAGAGAAGATGGCATTTATTATTATTGTAATTTGAGTTCCCCTTTTGTGTATGATCATGAAGCGATAAAATATATAGATTACGACTTGGATATTAAAGTATATCCTGATATGACCTTTACGCTACTTGATGAAGATGAGTATGAAGCACATAGTAAGCAAATGGGCTACCCAGATGTAATAGATAAAATATTGCAACAGAATGTTGACAAGCTCGTCAGGTGGATTCGTCAAAGAAAAGGACCGTTTGCACCAGATTTTGTTGATAATTGGTATGAACGTTATTTAACACATCGTCGCTAA
- a CDS encoding YgaB family protein gives MDTFNQLVGEQLKTMEKLLFLQAEIERCQQMESGLIERNETEKVEKVKEEVKKLKKELKEVQEEFTRQTNEVIHTYSQTKVTN, from the coding sequence GTGGATACTTTTAATCAATTGGTTGGCGAGCAGTTAAAGACGATGGAAAAGCTTCTGTTTCTGCAAGCAGAAATTGAAAGGTGTCAACAAATGGAGAGTGGCCTAATAGAACGAAATGAAACGGAAAAGGTTGAAAAGGTAAAGGAAGAGGTTAAAAAGTTGAAAAAAGAATTAAAGGAAGTTCAAGAAGAATTTACAAGACAGACAAATGAAGTAATTCATACTTATAGCCAGACTAAGGTAACCAATTAG
- a CDS encoding gamma-type small acid-soluble spore protein, which yields MAKNNKQTQSGTNVQHVQQQNAQSGQQAQHPYGTEFASETNAQQVKQQNQQAEARKSQASGHQQYQQNQQQP from the coding sequence ATGGCAAAGAACAACAAACAAACACAATCTGGTACAAATGTTCAGCACGTACAACAACAGAATGCGCAATCTGGTCAGCAAGCTCAACATCCATATGGAACTGAGTTTGCATCAGAAACGAACGCTCAACAAGTCAAACAACAAAACCAACAAGCAGAAGCAAGAAAATCGCAAGCTTCTGGTCATCAGCAATACCAGCAAAACCAGCAACAGCCATAG
- the fabL gene encoding enoyl-[acyl-carrier-protein] reductase FabL, producing MNKVALVTGSSRGLGRAIALELARKGYDIVINYARSKSAAQEVAKEIEEIGRKSLLVKANVGDVDKIKKMFLEIDETFGRLDILVSNAASGVLRPVMEIEPSHWDWTMNINSKALLFCAQEAAKRMEKSGGGKIISISSLGSIRYLDNYTTVGVSKAAVEALTRYLAVELAPKNIVVNAVSGGAIDTDALKHFPNREELLADARKHTPAGRMVEIEDLVHSVMFLLSEEASMIRGQTIIVDGGRSMLM from the coding sequence ATGAATAAAGTGGCCTTAGTAACAGGAAGTAGTAGAGGATTAGGAAGAGCAATAGCCCTCGAGCTTGCAAGAAAAGGGTATGATATCGTCATAAATTATGCAAGAAGTAAAAGTGCTGCTCAAGAAGTAGCGAAGGAAATTGAGGAAATTGGGAGAAAGTCACTCCTAGTAAAAGCTAATGTGGGTGATGTAGATAAGATAAAAAAGATGTTTCTTGAAATTGACGAGACATTTGGTAGATTAGACATATTAGTCAGTAATGCAGCTTCTGGTGTGTTGCGCCCGGTCATGGAGATAGAGCCATCACATTGGGATTGGACGATGAATATTAACAGCAAAGCTTTGCTATTCTGTGCGCAAGAAGCTGCAAAAAGAATGGAGAAAAGTGGTGGAGGTAAAATCATCAGCATTTCTTCTTTAGGCTCAATTAGATATTTGGATAATTATACGACTGTTGGTGTTTCAAAAGCCGCTGTTGAGGCTCTAACACGTTACTTAGCCGTAGAGCTTGCTCCAAAAAATATTGTTGTCAATGCTGTTTCTGGTGGGGCCATTGATACGGATGCATTAAAGCATTTTCCAAACAGAGAAGAATTGTTAGCGGATGCTAGAAAACATACACCAGCTGGCCGAATGGTGGAGATTGAAGACCTTGTTCACTCGGTAATGTTTTTATTATCAGAGGAGGCTTCCATGATTAGAGGCCAGACAATCATAGTGGATGGTGGACGTTCAATGTTGATGTAA